In Thermoanaerobaculia bacterium, the following are encoded in one genomic region:
- the xseA gene encoding exodeoxyribonuclease VII large subunit, with translation MSDARQGELGFATPVYRVSQLLAEVSTALSTGWRRVAVAGQACEVRRYPSGHVYFALKDETGKLPAVLWRSDAVRLPFALEEGMEVVATGTLGLYAARGQFQMQVVALQPVGVGAMQIALDQLKRRLAAEGLFDAGRKRPLPFLPKRVGIVTSPQGAAIRDILNVLRRRHPDLWVTIFPARVQGEGAVAQMIEGLRALARLGCDVILLARGGGSAEDLAAFNDERLARALAASPAPTISAVGHETDWTLVDFVADLRAPTPSAAAELVVGAREEILRRVGQARRALAQLARRRLAEARGRVGQAARAEALVRFRYGVLRRRDRFDAARGTLLELAASRPRALADRVARAAEGLASIRRVLQIGRRRDGARRFEGALRAAMRGSVAASRSRLGAAAGRLRALDPLAILSRGYAVVYREGSTSPLTDAARASAGDRLRIRLARGELDATVVSRPEGE, from the coding sequence ATGAGCGACGCGCGGCAGGGAGAGCTCGGCTTCGCGACGCCCGTCTACCGCGTCAGCCAGCTGCTCGCCGAGGTATCGACGGCGCTCTCGACCGGGTGGCGTCGCGTCGCCGTCGCCGGCCAGGCCTGCGAGGTGCGGCGCTATCCCTCCGGACACGTGTATTTCGCGCTGAAGGACGAGACGGGGAAGCTCCCGGCGGTGCTGTGGCGCTCGGACGCGGTGCGCCTGCCGTTTGCTCTCGAGGAAGGGATGGAGGTCGTCGCGACCGGCACGCTCGGCCTCTACGCGGCGCGCGGACAGTTCCAGATGCAGGTCGTCGCGCTCCAGCCCGTCGGTGTCGGCGCGATGCAGATCGCGCTCGACCAGCTCAAGCGCCGGCTGGCCGCCGAAGGGCTCTTCGATGCCGGCCGGAAACGGCCGCTGCCTTTCCTTCCGAAACGGGTCGGGATCGTGACGTCGCCGCAGGGGGCCGCGATCCGCGACATCCTGAACGTCCTGCGGCGCCGCCATCCCGACCTGTGGGTCACGATCTTTCCGGCCCGCGTGCAGGGAGAAGGCGCCGTCGCGCAGATGATCGAGGGGCTCCGCGCGCTCGCGCGCCTCGGCTGCGACGTCATCCTGCTCGCCCGCGGCGGCGGCTCGGCGGAGGACCTCGCCGCCTTCAACGACGAGCGGCTCGCGCGCGCGCTCGCCGCGTCGCCGGCGCCGACGATCTCCGCGGTGGGCCACGAGACCGACTGGACGCTCGTCGACTTCGTCGCGGACCTCCGCGCCCCGACGCCGTCGGCCGCGGCGGAGCTCGTGGTCGGCGCCCGGGAGGAGATCCTCCGCCGGGTCGGGCAGGCCCGGCGGGCGCTGGCCCAGCTCGCCCGCCGGCGGCTCGCCGAGGCGCGCGGGCGCGTCGGCCAGGCCGCGCGGGCGGAGGCGCTCGTCCGGTTCCGCTACGGGGTGCTCCGGCGCCGCGATCGTTTCGACGCTGCGCGCGGCACCCTTCTCGAGCTCGCGGCATCGCGCCCGCGCGCGCTCGCGGACCGGGTCGCGCGCGCGGCCGAAGGTCTCGCGTCGATCCGGCGCGTCCTTCAGATCGGCCGGCGGCGCGACGGCGCGCGCCGGTTCGAAGGCGCGCTGCGCGCGGCCATGCGCGGCTCGGTCGCGGCGTCCCGTTCGCGCCTGGGCGCGGCCGCGGGCCGCCTCCGCGCCCTCGACCCCCTGGCGATCCTGTCGCGGGGGTACGCCGTCGTCTACCGCGAAGGATCGACGTCCCCGCTCACCGACGCCGCGAGGGCGTCGGCGGGCGACCGCCTCCGGATCCGGCTGGCCCGGGGCGAGCTCGACGCGACGGTCGTGTCGCGCCCCGAAGGAGAATAA